In Helianthus annuus cultivar XRQ/B chromosome 8, HanXRQr2.0-SUNRISE, whole genome shotgun sequence, a single genomic region encodes these proteins:
- the LOC110870249 gene encoding uncharacterized protein LOC110870249: MLTRPDRRARPVVREKSGEDVALWRIFDPTFTGKVELLPCAEGEGFNLDIVDNFRIPKREALNAPLLQGKGILGALGKFEAKGAPKKHAEKKHAEKIVRGRQKKKPEATVVPSLVPHAAGGGAAVGRTSAGSKPADEKKKRKIDDKAARAGEKKRPRIQIKRTTAVSQAKPAVAAEPQDGDFSSLFDAPLSPPYDTAADTGVNKEFTGPFVKVVSEPSVQAEDTRKKTVAQIYDTVDSSDNLISPEDTGDLNLKFADGEKQKSDAEKHKTPTAEKASGSASGGTGFEGPPIQPEESELEHYFRTYTEDWAVNYHRPPWSVMQGDDISTDPSACKEILGGLGTPFEVNRARALRRELRINQLSSMLVGSSIMANAIMEDYKVLGRKEEETARLRAEAEELVKAAREGAEQLKREKAAFEQYTQTEKWAATAGLKQELTNVKAANAALVKEKAAALEEAKEAGARAAKALEEAKEAGARATKALEEANSDRNHLSQTVVGLQEKAAAAKALEEAKEAGARAAKALEEAKEAGARATKALEEANSDRTHLSQTVVGLQAEVQNRVTMLAEVTARATEAKARAREAAEARDGLVSTFNQLKDDRDWMRDHGIGHIVKAILDAPENAAGVDLIRMRARDAGFKAGYN; encoded by the exons ATGTTGACCAGGCCTGATAGGAGGGCAAGGCCCGTtgtgcgggaaaagagtggtg AGGACGTTGCTCTGTGGAGGATATTTGATCCAACTTTCACGGGTAAGGTTGAGTTACTTCCGTGCGCGGAAGGTGAAGGTTTTAACCTGGACATTGTTGACAACTTTCGCATTCCTAAGCGCGAGGCGCTGAATGCACCCCTGCTGCAAGGCAAAG GTATTCTTGGGGCCCTGGGCAAATTTGAGGCGAAGGGTGCCCCCAAGAAGCATGCGGAGAAAAAGCATGCAGAAAAAATTGTGCGGGGTCGCCAGAAGAAAAAACCTGAGGCTACTGTTGTGCCTTCTTTGGTGCCGCATgcggcag gtggtggtgcggctgtaGGCAGGACCTCTGCGGGTTCCAAGCCTGCAGATGAGAAGAAGAAAAGGAAGATAGATGATAAGGCTGCTCGTGCCGGTGAGAAGAAGCGTCCGAGGATACAGATCAAACGGACCACTGCGGTTTCTCAGGCGAAGCCTGCGGTTGCGGCTG AACCGCAAGATGGAGACTTCTCCTCTTTGTTTGATGCTCCCCTTTCTCCCCCGTATGACACGGCTGCGGATACGGGGGTTAATAAAGAATTTACCGGCCCTTTCGTCAAGGTGGTAAGTGAGCCCTCTGTGCAGGCAGAGGATACTAGGAAGAAAACTGTGGCTCAGATCTATGACACGGTTGATTCCTCTGACAATCTGATCTCCCCGGAGGATACTGGTGATCTGAACCTTAAGTTTGCTGATGGTGAAAAGCAAAAATCTGATGCGGAAAAGCACAAGACTCCTACTGCCGAGAAGGCTTCTGGTTCTGCTTCTGGGGGTACGGGTTTTGAAGGCCCCCCCATTCAGCCTGAAGAGTCTGAATTGGAACACTACTTCCGTACCTATACGGAGGACTGGGCTGTGAACTATCATCGCCCCCCTTGGAGTGTTATGCAAGGGGATGATATTTCAACTGATCCTTCTGCTTGTAAGGAGATTTtaggtggtctgggcaccccgtTTGAAGTTAATCGAGCCCGCGCTTTGCGCCGTGAGCTCCGGATCAACCAACTCTCCTCCATGCTTGTGGGGAGTTCCATAATGGCGAATGCCATtatggaagactacaaggtgctGGGCCGCAAGGAGGAGGAAACTGCTCGCTTGCGGGCTGAGGCTGaagagttggtgaaggctgctcgtGAGGGTGCGGAGCAGCTGAAGAGGGAGAAGGCTGCCTTTGAGCAGTATACGCAAACTGAAAAGTGGGCTGCAACTGCTggccttaaacag GAGCTGACCAATGTCAAGGCAGCAAATGCTGCTTTGGTTAAGGAGAAGGCCGCggctcttgaagaggccaaggaggCGGGGGCCCGGGCTgcaaaggctcttgaagaggccaaggaggCGGGGGCCCGTGCTACTAAAGCCCTTGAAGAAGCGAATTCTGATCGCAACCACTTAAGCCAGACTGTTGTGGGCCTCCAG GAGAAGGCCGCGGCTgcaaaggctcttgaagaggccaaggaggCGGGGGCCCGGGCTgcaaaggctcttgaagaggccaaggaggCGGGGGCCCGTGCTACTAAAGCCCTTGAAGAAGCGAATTCTGATCGCACCCACTTAAGCCAGACTGTTGTGGGCCTCCAA GCTGAAGTGCAGAATCGTGTGACCATGCTTGCGGAGGTCACTGCCCGCGCAACTGAAGCTAAAGCGCGGGCAAGGGAGGCTGCTGAGGCTAGAGATGGCCTTGTTTCTACATTCAATCAGCTCAAAGATGATCGCGATTGGATGCGTGATCACGGTATTGGGCAT ATTGTTAAGGCTATTCTCGACGCACCTGAGAACGCTGCTGGTGTAGATCTGATTAGGATGCGCGCTCGGgatgctggttttaaagctggttacaacTGA